The Nocardioides pantholopis genome window below encodes:
- a CDS encoding YbaB/EbfC family nucleoid-associated protein, with translation MTQNPFEALGGGGFDMNALLQQAQQMQEQLASAQQQLAETVVDGTVAGGAVTVKVNGVGELVGVEIKSGQFDGGDADDLADLGDMVVAAYRDAKARADALAGEALGPLAGGMPGGELPGGGAAKLGF, from the coding sequence ATGACCCAGAACCCCTTCGAGGCCCTCGGCGGCGGCGGATTCGACATGAACGCGCTGCTCCAGCAGGCCCAGCAGATGCAGGAGCAGCTCGCCAGCGCGCAGCAGCAGCTCGCCGAGACGGTCGTCGACGGCACCGTCGCCGGCGGGGCCGTGACCGTCAAGGTGAACGGCGTCGGCGAGCTGGTGGGTGTCGAGATCAAGTCCGGCCAGTTCGACGGTGGCGACGCCGACGACCTCGCCGACCTCGGGGACATGGTGGTCGCGGCGTACCGCGACGCCAAGGCCCGCGCCGACGCCCTGGCCGGGGAGGCGCTCGGCCCGCTGGCCGGGGGCATGCCCGGCGGCGAGCTGCCCGGCGGCGGCGCAGCCAAGCTCGGCTTCTAG
- the recR gene encoding recombination mediator RecR, which produces MYEGVVQDLIDELGRLPGVGPKSAQRIAFHLLQADPTDVRRLADVLIEVKAKVQFCSVCFNVSQEERCRICADPRRDPAVLCVVEEYKDVVAIERTREFRGRYHVLGGAISPIDGIGPEQLHIRELMTRLADGAIVEVILATDPNLEGEATATYLTRMLRPLGLRVTRLASGLPVGGDLEYADEVTLGRAFAGRRAAE; this is translated from the coding sequence TTGTACGAAGGCGTGGTCCAGGACCTCATCGACGAGCTCGGCCGGCTCCCGGGAGTGGGACCGAAGAGCGCGCAGCGGATCGCCTTCCACCTGCTCCAGGCCGACCCGACCGACGTACGCCGGCTCGCGGACGTGCTGATCGAGGTCAAGGCGAAGGTCCAGTTCTGCTCGGTGTGCTTCAACGTCTCCCAGGAGGAGCGCTGCCGCATCTGCGCCGACCCGCGGCGCGACCCGGCGGTGCTGTGCGTCGTCGAGGAGTACAAGGACGTGGTCGCGATCGAGCGCACCCGCGAGTTCCGCGGGCGCTACCACGTCCTGGGCGGGGCGATCTCGCCGATCGACGGGATCGGCCCCGAGCAGCTGCACATCCGCGAGCTGATGACCCGGCTCGCCGACGGGGCGATCGTCGAGGTCATCCTGGCCACCGACCCGAACCTCGAGGGCGAGGCCACCGCCACCTACCTCACCCGGATGCTGCGGCCCCTGGGGCTGCGGGTGACCAGGCTGGCGAGCGGGCTGCCCGTGGGCGGCGACCTGGAGTACGCCGACGAGGTCACCCTGGGCCGGGCGTTCGCCGGACGGCGCGCCGCGGAGTGA
- a CDS encoding aspartate kinase: protein MGIVVQKYGGSSVADAAGIKRVAQRIVNTRKAGHDVVVVVSAMGDTTDELRDLAEQVTPLPPPRELDMLLTAGERMSMALVAMAIAQLGHKAQSFTGSQAGVITDSVHGRAKIIDITPGRIEQAIADGAIAIVAGFQGVSQDTKDVTTLGRGASDTTAVALAAALGADVCEIYSDVDGVFTADPRIVPAARKLDRVSTEEMLEMAASGAKILHLRCVEYARRYNMPIHVRSSFSTKEGTWVIPDAQQRDEHMEQAIIAGVAHDRSEAKITVVGVPDKVGEAARIFEALSNTEVNIDMVVQNVSAAATALTDISFTLPRADGQAAMGTLAKLQEEIGYEKLLYDDQIGKVSLIGAGMRSHPGITAKFFAALASAGVNLEMISTSEIRISVIVDEARVDEAVRATHTAFDLDSDEVEAVVYGGTGR, encoded by the coding sequence GTGGGCATTGTCGTGCAGAAGTACGGCGGCTCGTCCGTCGCTGACGCGGCCGGCATCAAGCGGGTCGCGCAGCGGATCGTCAACACCCGCAAGGCCGGCCACGACGTCGTCGTGGTCGTCTCCGCGATGGGCGACACCACCGACGAGCTGCGCGACCTCGCCGAGCAGGTCACGCCGCTGCCGCCGCCGCGCGAGCTGGACATGCTGCTCACCGCCGGCGAGCGGATGTCGATGGCGCTGGTCGCGATGGCGATCGCCCAGCTCGGCCACAAGGCGCAGTCGTTCACCGGCTCCCAGGCCGGCGTGATCACCGACTCGGTCCACGGCCGGGCGAAGATCATCGACATCACCCCGGGCCGCATCGAGCAGGCGATCGCCGACGGCGCGATCGCCATCGTCGCCGGCTTCCAGGGCGTCTCCCAGGACACCAAGGACGTCACGACGCTGGGCCGCGGCGCCTCCGACACCACGGCGGTCGCGCTCGCGGCGGCGCTGGGTGCCGACGTCTGCGAGATCTACAGCGACGTCGACGGCGTGTTCACCGCCGACCCCCGGATCGTGCCCGCGGCGCGCAAGCTCGACCGGGTCTCCACCGAGGAGATGCTGGAGATGGCCGCCTCGGGGGCCAAGATCCTCCACCTGCGGTGCGTCGAGTACGCGCGCCGCTACAACATGCCGATCCACGTGCGCTCCTCCTTCTCGACCAAGGAGGGCACCTGGGTCATCCCCGACGCTCAGCAGAGAGACGAACACATGGAGCAGGCGATCATCGCGGGCGTGGCCCACGACCGCAGCGAGGCCAAGATCACCGTCGTCGGTGTCCCCGACAAGGTCGGCGAGGCCGCCCGGATCTTCGAGGCGCTCTCGAACACCGAGGTCAACATCGACATGGTGGTCCAGAACGTCTCCGCCGCCGCCACGGCGCTCACCGACATCTCCTTCACGCTCCCGCGCGCCGACGGGCAGGCCGCGATGGGCACGCTGGCCAAGCTCCAGGAGGAGATCGGCTACGAGAAGCTGCTCTACGACGACCAGATCGGCAAGGTCTCGCTGATCGGCGCCGGCATGCGCAGCCACCCCGGCATCACCGCGAAGTTCTTCGCCGCGCTCGCCTCGGCCGGCGTGAACCTCGAGATGATCTCCACCTCCGAGATCCGGATCTCGGTGATCGTGGACGAGGCCCGGGTCGACGAGGCCGTCCGCGCCACCCACACCGCCTTCGACCTGGACTCCGACGAGGTCGAGGCTGTCGTGTACGGCGGGACGGGCCGCTGA
- a CDS encoding aspartate-semialdehyde dehydrogenase, with product MGVRMGIVGATGQVGVAMRQILEERDFPADEIRFFASARSAGKVLTYAGREVVVEDAETADPSGLDIALFSAGATTSRAQAPRFAAAGVTVVDNSSAFRMDPHVPLVVSEVNPEAIAEARTGIIANPNCTTMAAMPVLKVLHDEAGLVRLIASTYQAVSGSGVAGVEELATQVEAAGEKARELAYDGSAVAFPDPVKYVAPIAYNVVPLAGSIVDDGLDETDEEKKLRNESRKILGLPELRVSGICVRVPVFTGHSLAINAEFSSPLTVARAKELLADAPGVELADVPNPLLAAGRDPSYVGRIRQDPGVDGDRGLALFISNDNLRKGAALNTVQIAELLARR from the coding sequence ATGGGCGTGCGCATGGGGATCGTCGGCGCCACCGGCCAGGTCGGTGTCGCCATGCGCCAGATCCTCGAGGAGCGGGACTTCCCGGCCGACGAGATCCGGTTCTTCGCCTCGGCCCGCTCCGCGGGCAAGGTGCTGACCTACGCCGGGCGCGAGGTAGTCGTCGAGGACGCCGAGACGGCGGACCCCAGCGGCCTGGACATCGCGCTGTTCTCGGCCGGGGCCACCACGTCGCGGGCCCAGGCGCCGCGGTTCGCCGCGGCCGGCGTCACGGTCGTCGACAACTCCTCGGCCTTCCGGATGGACCCCCACGTCCCGCTGGTCGTCTCCGAGGTCAACCCGGAGGCGATCGCCGAGGCCCGCACGGGCATCATCGCGAACCCGAACTGCACCACGATGGCCGCGATGCCGGTGCTCAAGGTGCTGCACGACGAGGCCGGCCTGGTCCGGCTGATCGCCTCGACCTACCAGGCCGTCTCCGGCTCCGGCGTCGCCGGCGTCGAGGAGCTGGCCACCCAGGTCGAGGCCGCCGGCGAGAAGGCGCGTGAGCTGGCCTACGACGGCTCCGCGGTGGCCTTCCCGGACCCGGTCAAGTACGTCGCGCCGATCGCCTACAACGTGGTGCCGCTGGCCGGCTCCATCGTCGACGACGGCCTCGACGAGACCGACGAGGAGAAGAAGCTGCGCAACGAGTCGCGCAAGATCCTCGGCCTGCCCGAGCTGCGCGTCTCCGGCATCTGCGTGCGGGTGCCGGTCTTCACCGGCCACTCGCTGGCGATCAACGCCGAGTTCTCCTCCCCGCTGACCGTGGCCCGGGCCAAGGAGCTGCTGGCCGACGCGCCCGGCGTCGAGCTCGCCGACGTGCCGAACCCGCTCCTCGCGGCCGGTCGCGACCCGTCGTACGTCGGCCGGATCCGGCAGGACCCCGGTGTCGACGGCGACCGGGGCCTGGCGCTGTTCATCAGCAACGACAACCTGCGCAAGGGCGCCGCACTCAACACCGTGCAGATCGCCGAGCTGCTCGCCCGGCGCTGA
- a CDS encoding metallophosphoesterase, with protein sequence MFPARLLATVGGAGALAAAAVTAYAAAEARAYTLRRVEVPVLPRGHRPLRVLHLSDLHLTPGQQRKREWLSGLATLRPDLVVNTGDNLAHRDAVPAVLESLGPLLEVPGVFVLGSNDYFEPTFRNPVRYLLPDDGTRRTDAPELPWRDLVRDFREAGWLDLTNTTGSLKLDGLTIAFAGVDDPHLRYDRLSAVPPADPGADLRLGVTHAPYLRVLDHFAASGYDAVLAGHTHGGQVCLPGGRALTTNCDLEPARARGLHRHPAASRDGDPGSAWLHVCAGLGTSPYARVRVACRPEATLLTLVARD encoded by the coding sequence ATGTTCCCGGCCCGCCTCCTCGCCACTGTCGGCGGCGCCGGGGCCCTGGCCGCCGCTGCGGTCACCGCGTACGCCGCCGCCGAGGCCCGGGCCTACACGCTGCGCCGCGTCGAGGTCCCCGTGCTGCCCCGCGGCCACCGCCCGCTGCGCGTGCTGCACCTCTCCGACCTGCACCTCACCCCGGGCCAGCAGCGCAAGCGGGAATGGCTCTCCGGACTCGCCACGCTGCGCCCGGACCTGGTGGTCAACACCGGCGACAACCTGGCCCACCGCGACGCCGTGCCGGCGGTGCTGGAGTCCCTCGGCCCGCTGCTCGAGGTGCCCGGCGTCTTCGTCCTCGGCAGCAACGACTACTTCGAGCCGACCTTCCGCAACCCGGTGCGCTACCTGCTGCCCGACGACGGCACCCGGCGCACCGACGCACCCGAGCTGCCGTGGCGCGACCTGGTGCGCGACTTCCGCGAGGCCGGGTGGCTCGACCTCACCAACACCACCGGGTCCCTCAAGCTCGACGGCCTGACGATCGCCTTCGCCGGGGTCGACGACCCGCACCTGCGCTACGACCGGCTCAGCGCGGTCCCGCCGGCCGACCCGGGCGCCGACCTGCGCCTGGGCGTGACGCACGCGCCGTACCTGCGGGTCCTCGACCACTTCGCAGCGTCGGGGTACGACGCGGTGCTGGCCGGGCACACCCACGGCGGGCAGGTGTGCCTGCCGGGCGGGCGCGCGCTGACCACCAACTGCGACCTGGAGCCGGCCCGGGCCCGCGGCCTGCACCGGCATCCGGCCGCCTCCCGGGACGGTGACCCCGGGTCGGCGTGGCTGCACGTCTGCGCCGGGCTCGGCACCAGCCCCTACGCCCGGGTGCGGGTGGCCTGCCGCCCGGAGGCCACGCTGCTCACGCTGGTCGCCCGGGACTGA
- a CDS encoding GatB/YqeY domain-containing protein gives MSALKDRLRADLTTAIKGRDEVRSSTLRMVLSAVTNAEVAGKVARELSDEEVVSVLASEAKKRREAAVAFEDGHRPEMAAKERAEAEVLTDYLPAQLSLEEIADLVTSAIAQTGAAEEGMRAMGKVMGILTPQTKGRADGAAVAAEVRRQLG, from the coding sequence ATGAGTGCTCTCAAGGACCGTCTCCGCGCCGACCTCACCACCGCCATCAAGGGCCGTGACGAGGTGCGCTCCTCCACCCTGCGGATGGTCCTCTCCGCGGTGACGAACGCCGAGGTGGCCGGCAAGGTCGCCCGCGAGCTCAGCGACGAGGAGGTCGTCTCGGTGCTCGCCAGCGAGGCGAAGAAGCGCCGCGAGGCCGCTGTCGCCTTCGAAGACGGTCACCGCCCCGAGATGGCCGCCAAGGAGCGCGCCGAGGCCGAGGTGCTCACCGACTACCTGCCTGCCCAGCTGAGCCTGGAGGAGATCGCCGACCTCGTCACGTCCGCGATCGCGCAGACCGGCGCGGCCGAGGAGGGCATGCGGGCCATGGGCAAGGTGATGGGCATCCTCACCCCGCAGACCAAGGGTCGTGCCGACGGGGCCGCCGTGGCGGCCGAGGTGCGCCGCCAGCTCGGCTGA
- a CDS encoding transglycosylase domain-containing protein, with the protein MSQPPTEPLGARRVVSHLAVMLAVSAVLGVVVAGLAIPFAGVAGLGAKNVAETMDNLPAELETTALPQRTRILDSKGELVATLFDENRIEVPLHQMSRTMIEAIVAIEDYRFYQHGALDLKGTLRAFLTNAANDGAAVQGGSSITQQLVKLTLLSQAKTDEERRAATDDSYARKVRELRYAIAMEENYPKDWILERYLNIAYFGDGAYGIQSAAKHYFNVNARQLNLRQAATLAGLVKNPTGYDPTNAPDRALARRNVVLDRMAGLNVITQAKAEQVKAKGLGLRPTRANNGCVASAAPFFCDYVINYLLQDKSLGKTKAERRDLLYAGGLTIRTTLDQRFQKAADDSVATHVYSTDNAIGGLAMVEPRTGDVRAIAQSRPMGRDKKQGQTFLNYAVNQKYGDSAGFQPGSTFKVFVLAAAIEQGLPLTTAFNSPETISVQESGYEDCDGEPYGYGVWQLKNSTTSGYKNMYSGTRESVNTYFAQLEQKTGICEPYALAKAMGVDLDNPTGKKPGLPERVPSFTLGITDASPLEMAEAYATFAARGLHCDSRPVTKIEDPRGNTLKDYPKRCNQVIEQKTADAVNDILRGVIEGGFASAQALDQDAAGKTGTTNGGRAVWFIGYTANLATASMIAGANEFGTPIGLEGQTIGGDYIGNASGSGFAGPMWGDAMRVIDDYLDDESFVYPSEVAGAGATSAAPPPSSTGGGDDGDGDDDGGDDDRGGDPGRGGGRGGGGRGR; encoded by the coding sequence ATGTCGCAACCCCCCACCGAGCCGCTGGGCGCCCGCCGGGTGGTCTCCCACCTCGCCGTGATGCTGGCGGTCTCGGCCGTGCTCGGCGTCGTCGTCGCCGGCCTCGCCATCCCCTTCGCGGGGGTCGCCGGACTTGGCGCCAAGAACGTCGCCGAGACGATGGACAACCTCCCGGCGGAGCTGGAGACCACCGCGCTCCCCCAGCGGACCCGGATCCTGGACAGCAAGGGCGAGCTCGTGGCCACGCTGTTCGACGAGAACCGGATCGAGGTGCCGCTGCACCAGATGTCGCGCACGATGATCGAGGCGATCGTCGCGATCGAGGACTACCGCTTCTACCAGCACGGCGCGCTGGACCTGAAGGGCACGCTGCGCGCGTTCCTCACCAACGCCGCCAACGACGGCGCCGCCGTCCAGGGCGGCTCCTCGATCACCCAGCAGCTGGTGAAGCTGACCCTGCTGAGCCAGGCCAAGACCGACGAGGAGCGGCGCGCGGCCACCGACGACAGCTACGCCCGCAAGGTCCGCGAGCTGCGCTACGCGATCGCGATGGAGGAGAACTACCCCAAGGACTGGATCCTCGAGCGCTACCTGAACATCGCCTACTTCGGCGACGGCGCCTACGGCATCCAGTCGGCCGCGAAGCACTACTTCAACGTCAACGCCCGCCAGCTGAACCTGCGCCAGGCCGCGACCCTGGCCGGGCTGGTGAAGAACCCCACCGGCTACGACCCCACGAACGCCCCCGACCGCGCCCTGGCGCGCCGCAACGTCGTCCTGGACCGGATGGCGGGGCTGAACGTGATCACCCAGGCGAAGGCCGAGCAGGTCAAGGCGAAGGGCCTCGGGCTGCGACCGACCCGCGCGAACAACGGGTGCGTCGCCTCCGCCGCGCCGTTCTTCTGCGACTACGTCATCAACTACCTGCTGCAGGACAAGTCGCTGGGCAAGACCAAGGCCGAGCGCCGCGACCTGCTGTACGCCGGCGGACTGACCATCCGGACCACGCTCGACCAGCGGTTCCAGAAGGCCGCCGATGACTCGGTCGCCACCCACGTCTACTCCACCGACAACGCCATCGGCGGCCTGGCGATGGTCGAGCCCCGCACCGGCGACGTCCGCGCGATCGCGCAGTCCCGGCCGATGGGCCGCGACAAGAAGCAGGGCCAGACCTTCCTCAACTATGCGGTGAACCAGAAGTACGGCGACTCCGCGGGCTTCCAGCCCGGGTCGACGTTCAAGGTCTTCGTGCTGGCCGCCGCGATCGAGCAGGGCCTGCCGCTGACCACCGCGTTCAACTCCCCCGAGACGATCTCGGTCCAGGAGTCCGGCTACGAGGACTGCGACGGCGAGCCGTACGGCTACGGCGTGTGGCAGCTGAAGAACTCCACGACGTCGGGCTACAAGAACATGTACTCCGGCACCCGGGAGTCGGTGAACACCTACTTCGCCCAGCTGGAGCAGAAGACCGGCATCTGCGAGCCCTACGCGCTGGCCAAGGCGATGGGCGTCGACCTCGACAACCCCACCGGCAAGAAGCCCGGCCTGCCCGAGCGGGTCCCGTCGTTCACGCTCGGCATCACCGACGCCAGCCCGCTGGAGATGGCCGAGGCCTACGCCACGTTCGCCGCCCGCGGCCTGCACTGCGACAGCCGGCCGGTGACCAAGATCGAGGACCCCCGGGGCAACACGCTGAAGGACTACCCCAAGCGCTGCAACCAGGTGATCGAGCAGAAGACCGCCGACGCGGTCAACGACATCCTGCGCGGCGTCATCGAGGGCGGCTTCGCCTCCGCGCAGGCCCTCGACCAGGACGCGGCCGGGAAGACCGGCACGACGAACGGCGGCCGGGCGGTCTGGTTCATCGGCTACACCGCGAACCTCGCGACCGCCTCGATGATCGCCGGCGCCAACGAGTTCGGCACCCCGATCGGCCTGGAGGGTCAGACCATCGGCGGCGACTACATCGGCAACGCGTCAGGCTCCGGCTTCGCCGGTCCGATGTGGGGCGACGCGATGAGGGTCATCGACGACTACCTCGACGACGAGTCCTTCGTCTACCCCTCCGAGGTCGCCGGCGCCGGCGCCACCTCGGCGGCGCCGCCGCCCAGCAGCACTGGTGGCGGCGATGACGGGGACGGGGATGACGACGGTGGGGACGACGACCGCGGGGGCGACCCGGGCCGCGGCGGTGGCCGCGGCGGCGGGGGTCGCGGCCGCTGA
- a CDS encoding WhiB family transcriptional regulator — translation MWVEDWTPRAACRGTSPDQLFVRGAEQNKAKQVCSSCPVRTECLAEALDNQIEWGVWGGMTERERRALLRRRPNASWRTVLETARVKDASVVRTG, via the coding sequence ATGTGGGTTGAGGATTGGACGCCGCGCGCAGCATGCCGCGGGACGTCGCCGGACCAGTTGTTCGTCCGCGGCGCGGAGCAGAACAAGGCCAAGCAGGTGTGCTCGAGCTGTCCCGTGCGGACCGAGTGCCTGGCCGAGGCGCTCGACAACCAGATCGAGTGGGGTGTGTGGGGCGGCATGACGGAGCGTGAGCGCCGCGCGCTGCTGCGTCGTCGGCCGAACGCCTCGTGGCGCACCGTGCTGGAGACCGCGCGCGTCAAGGACGCCTCGGTCGTTCGGACCGGCTGA
- a CDS encoding ArsA family ATPase: protein MSPRESRPRVGPLAARPGQVPPLDVDAMLDDPGTGIIVCCGSGGVGKTTTAAALALRAAERGRKVVVLTIDPARRLAQSMGIEKLDNTPRPVAGIKGTAGGSLDAMMLDMKRTFDEVVESQATPEKARQILENPFYIALSSSFAGTQEYMAMEKLGQVRAGAQRDGSYDLIVVDTPPSRSALDFLDAPERLSSFLDGRFIRLLLAPARGPAKLMSAGFGLITGALNKVLGGQMLRDVQTFVTALDTVFGGFRQRAQQTYALLQADGTAFLVVAAPEPDALREAAYFVERLEEDSMPLAGLVVNRAGAPPRGRLSADEAMAAAARVRKRDPQSVTAGVLRLHADQARLVERESRLRERFAAAHPNVPTVVVPALPTDVHDLAGLRRIGALLAKGS from the coding sequence ATGAGCCCCCGCGAGAGCCGGCCCCGAGTGGGCCCGCTCGCCGCCCGCCCCGGTCAGGTGCCCCCGCTCGACGTGGACGCGATGCTGGACGACCCCGGCACCGGGATCATCGTGTGCTGCGGCTCCGGCGGGGTCGGCAAGACGACCACCGCCGCCGCGCTGGCGCTGCGCGCCGCCGAGCGCGGCCGCAAGGTCGTGGTGCTCACCATCGACCCGGCCCGCCGGCTGGCCCAGTCGATGGGCATCGAGAAGCTCGACAACACCCCGCGGCCGGTGGCCGGCATCAAGGGCACGGCCGGCGGCAGCCTGGACGCGATGATGCTGGACATGAAGCGGACCTTCGACGAGGTCGTGGAGTCCCAGGCCACCCCGGAGAAGGCCCGCCAGATCCTGGAGAACCCCTTCTACATCGCCCTGTCCAGCTCCTTCGCCGGCACCCAGGAGTACATGGCGATGGAGAAGCTCGGGCAGGTGCGGGCCGGGGCGCAGCGCGACGGCAGCTACGACCTCATCGTCGTCGACACGCCGCCGTCCCGCTCGGCGCTGGACTTCCTCGACGCCCCCGAGCGGCTCTCCAGCTTCCTCGACGGCCGGTTCATCCGGCTGCTGCTGGCTCCGGCCCGCGGCCCGGCGAAGCTGATGAGCGCGGGCTTCGGATTGATCACGGGGGCCCTGAACAAGGTCCTCGGCGGGCAGATGCTGCGCGACGTGCAGACCTTCGTGACCGCCCTGGACACGGTCTTCGGCGGGTTCCGCCAGCGCGCCCAGCAGACCTACGCGCTGCTGCAGGCCGACGGGACGGCGTTCCTCGTGGTCGCCGCGCCCGAGCCGGACGCGCTGCGCGAGGCGGCGTACTTCGTGGAGCGGCTCGAGGAGGACTCGATGCCGCTGGCCGGGCTCGTGGTCAACCGGGCCGGGGCGCCGCCCCGGGGCCGGCTCTCGGCCGACGAGGCGATGGCCGCCGCCGCGCGGGTGCGCAAGCGCGACCCGCAATCGGTGACCGCCGGCGTGCTGCGACTGCACGCCGACCAGGCCCGGCTCGTCGAGCGGGAGTCGCGGCTGCGCGAGCGCTTCGCCGCGGCGCACCCGAACGTGCCGACCGTCGTGGTCCCGGCCCTGCCCACCGACGTCCACGACCTCGCCGGTCTGCGCCGGATCGGCGCGTTGCTGGCGAAGGGAAGCTGA
- a CDS encoding ArsA-related P-loop ATPase translates to MSATTPHWPQVRLHVVTGKGGTGKSTVAAALALGLASHGRNVLLCEVEGRQGIARMFDVDPLPYAERRIATGLPREGERTAGSVHALHVDPEAALLEYLSMYYKLGRAGRALDRFGVTEFATTIAPGVRDVLLTGKVYEAVERNSRNRGALRYDAVVLDAPPTGRIARFLNVSGELAGLAKVGPIKSQADTMMTLFRSPRTAVHLVTVLEEMPVQETADGIAELRAARLPVGGVVVNQVRSRDIAEADLVSVRDGSLDREAIEHDLAAAGLDVTKTLVDGLLAQARDHADRRALEDAQREVVAGLGVPTYELPRIPAEIDLGALYALAAELREQGLA, encoded by the coding sequence GTGAGCGCGACGACCCCGCACTGGCCGCAGGTGCGCCTGCACGTGGTCACCGGCAAGGGCGGCACCGGCAAGTCCACCGTGGCCGCCGCGCTGGCCCTGGGGCTCGCCTCCCACGGCCGCAACGTGCTGCTCTGCGAGGTCGAGGGCCGGCAGGGCATCGCCCGGATGTTCGACGTCGACCCGCTGCCGTACGCCGAGCGCCGGATCGCCACCGGCCTGCCCCGTGAGGGCGAGCGGACCGCGGGGTCGGTGCACGCCCTGCACGTCGACCCCGAGGCGGCGCTGCTGGAGTACCTCTCGATGTACTACAAGCTCGGCCGCGCCGGCCGGGCCCTGGACCGGTTCGGGGTCACCGAGTTCGCCACGACCATCGCGCCCGGCGTGCGCGACGTGCTGCTGACCGGCAAAGTCTACGAGGCCGTCGAGCGCAACAGCCGCAACCGGGGCGCGTTGCGGTACGACGCGGTGGTGCTCGACGCGCCGCCGACCGGCCGGATCGCCCGGTTCCTCAACGTCAGCGGGGAGCTCGCCGGCCTGGCGAAGGTCGGCCCCATCAAGAGCCAGGCCGACACGATGATGACGCTGTTCCGATCCCCGCGGACCGCTGTGCACCTGGTGACGGTGCTGGAGGAGATGCCGGTGCAGGAGACCGCCGACGGCATCGCCGAGCTGCGCGCCGCTCGGCTGCCGGTCGGGGGCGTCGTGGTCAACCAGGTCCGCTCCCGCGACATCGCCGAGGCCGACCTGGTCTCGGTGCGGGACGGCTCGCTGGACCGGGAGGCGATCGAGCACGACCTGGCCGCGGCCGGGCTCGACGTCACCAAGACCCTCGTCGACGGCCTCCTCGCCCAGGCCCGCGACCACGCCGACCGCCGGGCGCTCGAGGACGCCCAGCGGGAGGTGGTCGCCGGTCTCGGGGTCCCGACCTACGAGCTGCCCCGGATCCCCGCCGAGATCGACCTGGGCGCCCTCTACGCCCTGGCCGCCGAGCTGCGCGAGCAGGGCCTCGCATGA
- a CDS encoding IclR family transcriptional regulator yields the protein MDTPVDVVGRAAVVLRAVAGHEPRGATTTAIGRDCDLARPTAHRLLTSLARAGLTDRDPETGRWLLGPELYLLGNAAATRYDVTALAHPFVRRLSEATGESAFLSVRRGEETICLVREDGSFPIRSHVLAEGVRFPLGVASAGMVLLAHLPDAEVEEYLAHADLGRDWGPQHAPAQVRRHVDATRASGYAVNPGLVVEGSWGMAAAVFDAQDQPRWALSLTGIERRFGPERRPELGELLLTVAHDLSRSLRRRGPRP from the coding sequence ATGGACACTCCCGTCGACGTCGTCGGCCGGGCCGCGGTGGTGCTCCGGGCCGTCGCCGGTCACGAGCCCCGCGGCGCCACCACGACCGCGATCGGCCGCGACTGCGACCTGGCCCGGCCGACCGCGCACCGGTTGCTGACCTCGCTGGCCCGGGCCGGCCTGACCGACCGCGACCCCGAGACCGGGCGCTGGCTGCTCGGGCCCGAGCTCTACCTGTTGGGCAACGCCGCCGCGACCCGCTACGACGTGACCGCGCTGGCGCACCCGTTCGTGCGCCGACTGTCCGAGGCGACCGGGGAGAGCGCCTTCCTCTCGGTACGCCGCGGCGAGGAGACGATCTGCCTGGTGCGCGAGGACGGCAGCTTCCCGATCCGCTCCCACGTGCTCGCCGAGGGCGTCCGGTTCCCGCTGGGGGTCGCGTCCGCGGGCATGGTGCTGCTGGCGCACCTGCCGGACGCCGAGGTCGAGGAGTACCTCGCGCACGCCGACCTCGGCCGCGACTGGGGCCCCCAGCACGCGCCGGCGCAGGTGCGCCGCCACGTGGACGCGACCCGGGCGTCGGGGTACGCCGTCAACCCCGGCCTCGTGGTCGAGGGCAGCTGGGGCATGGCCGCCGCCGTCTTCGACGCCCAGGACCAGCCCCGCTGGGCGCTCAGCCTCACCGGGATCGAGCGCCGGTTCGGCCCGGAGCGGCGCCCCGAGCTGGGCGAGCTGCTGCTCACGGTCGCCCACGACCTCTCCCGCAGCCTGCGCCGCCGCGGGCCCCGCCCCTGA